From a single Thalassophryne amazonica chromosome 7, fThaAma1.1, whole genome shotgun sequence genomic region:
- the LOC117514405 gene encoding H-2 class II histocompatibility antigen, A-U alpha chain-like, which translates to MMICSGFKNFAFTVLLLKTCYAFSKFRHEASYTLSCFFNETAQVQFSLDGDEYFYIDSQKEEIVFIVPDFITHDPTLLLTGHRILRTAKYQSKYCKAVMELIAKEEEHPLPEKDPPETIVYPEEEVELGVENRLICFVNHFYPPSIKVSWTKNGHLVSDGVSIGQYHPNNDQTFHQTSTLTFTPRDGDVYGCKVEHTALDSPKTKIWECNLSRASPEVGPDVFCGVGLLLGLLGISAGTFLFVKAQHQQK; encoded by the exons ATGATGATCTGCTCGGGCTTCAAGAACTTTGCGTTCACAGTGCTGCTGCTGAAGACCTGTTACGCGTTTTCAAAAT TTCGTCATGAAGCTTCCTATACTCTCAGCTGCTTCTTCAATGAAACAGCTCAGGTACAGTTTAGTCTTGATGGTGACGAGTATTTTTACATTGATTCACAAAAAGAAGAGATTGTCTTCATTGTGCCAGACTTTATCACTCACGATCCAACTTTACTGTTAACGGGTCATCGTATTCTAAGAACTGCAAAATACCAAAGCAAGTACTGCAAAGCAGTTATGGAACTTATAGCAAAAGAAGAAGAACATCCACTGCCAGAGAAAG ACCCTCCTGAGACGATCGTCTACCCTGAAGAAGAGGTTGAGCTGGGAGTTGAAAACAGgctcatttgttttgtgaatcACTTTTACCCACCTTCCATCAAAGTCAGCTGGACGAAAAATGGTCATCTGGTGTCAGACGGGGTGTCCATTGGTCAATACCATCCAAATAACGACCAAACCTTCCACCAGACTTCAACCTTGACATTCACACCAAGAGATGGTGATGTTTATGGCTGCAAAGTGGAACACACAGCCCTGGACAGTCCGAAAACAAAGATCTGGG AATGTAATTTGAGTCGTGCCAGTCCTGAAGTTGGACCTGATGTATTCTGTGGAGTTGGCTTGCTTCTGGGCTTGCTGGGGATCTCAGCCGGAACATTTTTATTTGTCAAGGCACAACATCAGCAGAAATAA